In Aliarcobacter faecis, a genomic segment contains:
- a CDS encoding complex I subunit 1/NuoH family protein yields MSNTIIIIVNIALAIILAVGLTPLWVWWERRIAGFIQDRSGPNRCNIGVFRLGGLIQSIADMLKLIFKEDFVPSHIKNKFFFTIAPVIVFFCSFLTFAVIPYADVFVYDGTAHTMQAIPNHLGIMWFIAFAGLSVYGIILGGYSSGSKYGLLGSIRASAQVISYEVSMGLAIISMIISYGSIHLTDMVNAQTGTYLGVIPMWGVFIQPLAAIIFIVCAFAETNRAPFDLAEGESEIVAGYHTEYSAMKFGLFQVGEYAAMSASSAIIVTLFFGGYQIPWMDTATIQANINYVILAILITLPILIFLFTRWMKKNNKAIGQNISREKETKILTTIFWALGVGISILLISFLVTGLGENGVNIVTAVLQIGTFLIKFFMMAFVFMWVRWTVLRFRYDQLQMLGWKVLIPLALLNIVVTAIFVVVKGS; encoded by the coding sequence ATGAGTAATACAATTATAATTATAGTAAATATTGCACTAGCTATTATTTTAGCTGTTGGTCTTACTCCTCTTTGGGTATGGTGGGAGAGAAGGATAGCTGGTTTTATTCAAGATAGAAGTGGACCAAATAGATGTAATATTGGCGTTTTTAGACTTGGTGGATTAATACAAAGTATTGCTGATATGTTAAAACTTATTTTTAAAGAGGATTTTGTTCCTTCTCATATTAAAAATAAATTTTTCTTTACAATAGCACCTGTTATTGTCTTTTTCTGCTCTTTCTTAACTTTTGCAGTTATTCCTTATGCTGATGTTTTTGTTTATGATGGAACTGCTCATACAATGCAAGCCATTCCAAATCATTTAGGAATTATGTGGTTTATTGCATTTGCTGGACTTAGTGTTTATGGAATAATTCTTGGTGGTTATTCATCTGGAAGTAAATATGGTCTTTTAGGTTCAATTAGAGCTTCAGCACAAGTTATATCTTATGAAGTTTCTATGGGATTGGCAATTATCTCTATGATTATCTCTTATGGTTCAATTCACTTAACAGATATGGTAAATGCACAAACTGGAACTTATCTTGGAGTTATTCCTATGTGGGGAGTATTTATTCAACCTCTAGCTGCAATTATATTTATAGTTTGTGCATTCGCTGAAACTAATAGAGCACCTTTTGACTTAGCTGAGGGTGAAAGTGAAATTGTTGCAGGATATCATACAGAGTATAGTGCTATGAAATTTGGACTTTTCCAAGTTGGTGAATATGCTGCAATGAGTGCTTCAAGTGCAATTATAGTAACACTATTTTTTGGTGGTTATCAAATTCCTTGGATGGATACAGCAACTATTCAAGCAAATATAAACTATGTGATTTTAGCAATATTAATAACTCTTCCTATTTTAATCTTTTTATTCACAAGATGGATGAAGAAAAACAATAAAGCTATTGGACAAAATATAAGTAGAGAAAAAGAGACAAAAATTCTAACTACAATATTTTGGGCTTTAGGTGTTGGTATTTCTATTTTATTAATCTCTTTTTTAGTAACTGGTTTAGGAGAAAATGGAGTTAATATTGTAACTGCTGTTTTACAAATAGGAACTTTTTTAATCAAGTTTTTTATGATGGCATTTGTTTTTATGTGGGTTAGATGGACAGTTTTAAGATTTAGATATGACCAACTTCAAATGTTAGGATGGAAAGTTTTAATTCCACTAGCATTATTAAATATTGTTGTAACTGCAATATTTGTAGTTGTAAAAGGAAGTTAA
- a CDS encoding NuoI/complex I 23 kDa subunit family protein, which translates to MAIKVVPRYGKSFKDKLYLPAIAGGMKTTFKHFFKNLKDVEGINTLQYPEVQPTDITERYRGVHRLTKHDDGTEKCVACFMCATACPAECIFIDAEERFDGIDEKRPKEFKIDLLECVFCGYCVEACPCDAIRMDTGIFSFTASSREEFVLDKKALMKNERSKDFE; encoded by the coding sequence ATGGCAATAAAAGTAGTACCAAGATATGGTAAATCATTTAAAGACAAACTTTATTTACCTGCTATTGCAGGTGGAATGAAGACAACATTTAAACACTTCTTTAAAAATTTAAAAGATGTTGAGGGTATAAATACTTTACAATATCCAGAGGTTCAACCAACAGATATAACAGAGAGATATAGAGGAGTTCATAGACTTACAAAGCATGATGATGGAACAGAAAAATGTGTTGCTTGTTTTATGTGTGCAACTGCATGTCCTGCTGAATGTATCTTTATAGACGCTGAAGAAAGATTTGATGGTATTGATGAAAAGAGACCCAAAGAGTTTAAAATTGACCTTTTAGAGTGTGTATTTTGTGGATATTGTGTTGAAGCCTGTCCTTGTGATGCTATTCGAATGGATACAGGTATCTTCTCTTTTACAGCTTCAAGTAGAGAAGAGTTTGTCTTAGACAAAAAAGCTCTTATGAAAAATGAAAGATCAAAGGATTTTGAATGA
- a CDS encoding 2Fe-2S iron-sulfur cluster-binding protein, whose translation MAEQVSITINGIQFQATKGSLLIDKLIDENIHIPHFCYHQALGKDGNCRMCMVEIDGQKRPQIACDTPIKDGMIIRTKGEKIEKVRKDILELELINHPIDCPTCDQAGECKLQDYYMESGFYSSRVNVDDKNEARKRVDLGSNVMLDQERCVLCLRCVRFCKDITKTAELGVIDRTDHSVIGTFPGRPLANPYAMNVVDLCPVGALTSKDFRFKQRVWFLQSFEAICNGCSKGCNINVDHRKEKYKDDMIYRFRPRTNKAVNGWFMCDEGRLSYKNEAENRFETALIDKNETNLSNAIINIFKELSSSQNILMLLSANLSYEEMINTRALANKLNIKLSGYSPNTIDESFADDWLKKADKTANRASFKELGIDESKEFFEKSLNDAKTVIIVENTYFEDKLNLLENKKVISLFSHHCLTIGNSDIAVPVASFYEKSGSYINCNGIKQKVVSKIERNNPMPTITTIIEDIKSMIEKGTI comes from the coding sequence ATGGCCGAACAAGTTAGTATTACAATTAATGGTATTCAATTTCAAGCTACAAAAGGTAGCTTGCTAATTGATAAATTAATCGATGAAAATATTCATATTCCCCACTTTTGTTATCATCAAGCTTTGGGGAAAGATGGGAATTGTAGGATGTGTATGGTTGAAATAGATGGTCAAAAAAGACCTCAAATCGCCTGTGATACACCTATAAAAGATGGGATGATTATACGAACAAAAGGTGAGAAAATTGAAAAAGTAAGAAAAGACATTTTAGAGCTTGAACTTATAAATCACCCAATAGATTGTCCAACATGTGACCAAGCTGGTGAGTGTAAACTACAAGATTATTATATGGAATCTGGTTTTTATTCTTCAAGAGTAAACGTTGATGATAAAAATGAAGCTAGAAAAAGAGTTGATTTGGGCTCAAATGTAATGCTTGATCAAGAGAGATGTGTTTTATGTCTCCGATGTGTAAGATTCTGTAAAGATATTACAAAAACAGCAGAATTAGGAGTTATTGATAGAACAGATCATTCTGTTATTGGAACATTTCCCGGTCGTCCTTTAGCTAATCCATATGCTATGAATGTAGTTGATCTTTGCCCTGTTGGAGCATTAACAAGTAAAGATTTTAGATTTAAACAAAGGGTTTGGTTCTTACAAAGCTTTGAAGCTATTTGTAATGGTTGTTCGAAAGGCTGTAATATAAATGTAGATCATAGAAAAGAGAAATATAAAGATGATATGATTTACAGATTTAGACCACGAACAAATAAAGCAGTAAATGGTTGGTTTATGTGTGATGAAGGAAGATTGTCATACAAAAATGAAGCTGAAAATAGATTTGAGACTGCTTTAATAGATAAAAATGAAACAAATCTTTCAAATGCTATTATTAATATCTTTAAAGAGTTATCATCTTCACAAAATATATTAATGCTTTTAAGTGCTAATTTATCTTATGAAGAGATGATAAATACAAGAGCATTAGCTAATAAATTAAATATAAAACTAAGTGGTTATTCTCCAAATACTATTGATGAGAGTTTTGCTGATGATTGGCTAAAAAAAGCTGATAAAACAGCAAATAGAGCATCATTTAAAGAGCTTGGAATTGATGAGTCAAAAGAGTTTTTTGAGAAATCATTAAATGATGCAAAAACAGTTATTATAGTAGAAAATACATATTTTGAAGATAAGTTAAATTTACTTGAAAATAAAAAAGTTATTTCTCTATTCTCACACCACTGTTTAACTATTGGAAACTCAGATATTGCTGTTCCTGTTGCATCATTTTATGAAAAAAGTGGTTCTTACATAAACTGTAATGGAATTAAGCAAAAAGTTGTTTCAAAAATAGAAAGAAATAATCCTATGCCTACAATTACAACAATAATAGAAGATATTAAATCTATGATAGAAAAAGGAACTATATGA